A section of the Pseudomonas lini genome encodes:
- a CDS encoding glutathione binding-like protein — protein sequence MTDLSAFPITQKWPAQYPEWIQLYSLPTPNGVKVSIMLEEIGLPYEPHRVGFETNDQLSPEFLSLNPNNKIPAILDPHGPGDQPLALFESGAILIYLADKSGQLLAKESAARYETIQWLMFQMGGIGPMFGQLGFFNKFAGKDYEDKRPRDRYVDESKRLLQVLDGRLQGRDWIMGERYTIADIATFPWVRNLIGFYEAGDLVGIQNFPNVTRVLERFLARPAVIRGLEIPKQPL from the coding sequence CGGCCCAGTACCCGGAGTGGATCCAGCTCTATTCCTTGCCAACGCCCAATGGCGTCAAGGTTTCCATCATGCTCGAGGAGATCGGGCTGCCCTACGAGCCGCATCGTGTGGGCTTCGAGACCAACGATCAGCTGTCTCCCGAGTTTCTGTCGCTGAACCCCAATAACAAGATCCCGGCGATCCTCGACCCCCACGGTCCGGGGGACCAACCGCTGGCATTGTTCGAGTCCGGGGCGATTCTGATTTACCTCGCGGACAAGAGCGGGCAACTGCTGGCGAAGGAATCGGCGGCGCGTTACGAGACCATTCAGTGGCTGATGTTTCAGATGGGCGGTATCGGGCCGATGTTCGGCCAACTCGGTTTTTTCAACAAATTCGCCGGCAAGGACTACGAAGACAAGCGTCCCCGTGATCGCTACGTCGACGAAAGCAAGCGCTTGCTCCAGGTCCTTGATGGCCGTCTGCAAGGACGCGACTGGATCATGGGCGAGCGCTACACTATCGCCGACATCGCGACCTTTCCGTGGGTACGCAACCTGATCGGCTTCTATGAGGCCGGTGATCTGGTCGGTATCCAGAACTTCCCCAACGTCACCCGCGTGCTGGAGCGTTTCCTGGCAAGGCCGGCGGTGATTCGCGGGCTGGAAATTCCCAAGCAACCCCTTTGA